In Cervus elaphus chromosome 5, mCerEla1.1, whole genome shotgun sequence, the following proteins share a genomic window:
- the LOC122694244 gene encoding 60S ribosomal protein L12-like produces MLPKFDPNEIKVVYLRCTGGEVGATSALAPKIGPLGLSPKKVGDDIAKATGDWKGLRITVKLTIQNRQAQIEVVPSASALIIKALKEPPRDRKKQKNIKHSGNITFDEIVNIARQMRHRSLARELSGTIKEILGTAQSVGCNVDGRHPHDIIDDMNSGAVECPAS; encoded by the coding sequence ATGCTGCCTAAGTTTGACCCCAACGAGATCAAAGTCGTGTACCTGAGGTGCACCGGTGGGGAAGTCGGTGCCACGTCTGCCCTGGCCCCCAAGATCGGCCCGTTGGGCCTGTCTCCAAAAAAGGTCGGTGATGACATAGCCAAGGCAACTGGTGATTGGAAGGGTCTGAGGATTACAGTGAAACTGACCATTCAGAACAGACAAGCCCAGATTGAGGTGgtaccttctgcttctgccctgaTCATCAAAGCCCTCAAGGAACCACCAAGggacagaaagaagcagaaaaacattAAGCACAGTGGAAACATCACTTTTGATGAGATCGTCAACATTGCCCGGCAGATGCGGCACCGGTCTCTAGCTAGAGAACTTTCTGGAACCATTAAAGAGATCCTGGGGACTGCCCAGTCTGTGGGCTGCAATGTTGATGGCCGCCACCCTCATGACATCATAGATGATATGAACAGTGGTGCAGTGGAGTGCCCAGCTAGTTAA